One part of the Fusobacterium pseudoperiodonticum genome encodes these proteins:
- a CDS encoding esterase/lipase family protein, translating to MKKFFKILFFIIIISIAILWLVKIFFLTHKYQIKNYNEDKIEKDIVITFNGIYGYEKQLRFIDEKLAEDGYTVVNIQYPTVNDNIAEMTEKYIAPNIEEQVKKLEEVNLERRAKNLPELKINFVVHSMGTCLLRYYLKENKLDSLGKVVLLTPPSHGSQLSDNPIADLIPYFIGPAVKDMKTDKDSFVNQLGNPDYPCYILIADSSNNFLFSLFIKGKDDGMVPLESSGLEGTSLKTIENSTHTSILEKQETVDEILKFLKD from the coding sequence ATGAAGAAATTTTTTAAAATTTTATTTTTTATCATTATAATTTCTATTGCTATACTATGGCTTGTAAAAATCTTTTTTTTAACTCATAAATATCAAATAAAGAATTATAATGAAGATAAAATAGAAAAAGATATAGTTATAACTTTCAACGGTATCTATGGTTATGAAAAACAGTTAAGATTCATAGATGAAAAATTAGCAGAAGATGGTTATACTGTTGTAAATATACAGTATCCTACTGTTAATGACAATATAGCTGAAATGACTGAGAAATATATTGCTCCAAATATTGAAGAGCAAGTAAAAAAGTTAGAAGAAGTTAATCTTGAAAGAAGAGCAAAAAATTTACCTGAATTAAAGATAAATTTTGTTGTTCATTCTATGGGAACTTGTTTGCTTAGATATTACTTAAAGGAAAATAAATTAGATAGCTTAGGAAAGGTGGTTCTGCTTACTCCTCCTTCACATGGAAGCCAGTTATCAGACAATCCTATAGCTGATTTAATTCCATATTTCATAGGTCCTGCTGTTAAAGATATGAAGACTGATAAAGACAGTTTTGTTAACCAATTAGGAAATCCTGACTATCCTTGCTATATTTTAATAGCAGATAGCTCTAATAATTTTCTTTTCTCTTTATTTATAAAAGGTAAAGATGATGGTATGGTTCCTTTAGAAAGTTCTGGATTAGAAGGTACTTCTTTAAAAACCATAGAAAATAGTACTCATACAAGTATTTTAGAAAAACAAGAAACAGTTGATGAAATTTTAAAGTTTTTGAAAGACTAA